The following DNA comes from Ignavibacteriales bacterium.
GTTGTAACAGGATTGGTGTTAGCACAACCGAACCTGAGTACTGGCATAATGTTGTTTGCGTTAACGATCGTACTTTTATTTGTCGGGCATGTAAGGATGACACATCTTTTTGGAATGATCGTTGTTGCCGTCTGTTTGTTCGCGCTCTATGTGCTCTTTATGGCATATGTCCTGAAGCGTCCGTACCAGCTAGAACGTATTATGCACTTCGTGCGTGGAAATCCAAACGGACAGCATAATTATCAACTTTGGCAGGGCATCATCGGTTTTGGCAACGGCGGTTTGTTCGGCGTTGGCCCCGGCGAAAGCCGCCAACGGGATTTATTCCTGCCAGAATCGTACAACGATTTTGTGTATTCGATTGTTGGGGAAGAATATGGATTGCTCGGTACACTCCTTGTGCTGGGTGCATTTCTATTTGTGATGCTGCGCGGCTTTAGGATTGCTAAACACGCGAAAGACGATTTTGCAAGATTCCTCGCAGTCGCTATTGCAAGTACGATTACGTTGTATGCATTGGTTAATGCAAGCGTGGCGCTGGGACTTCTTCCCACCACCGGCTTACCGATGCCGTTTATCAGTTATGGTGGTTCATCTCTTATGCTGTCGGCATTCTCCATCGGTGTGCTGTTGAACATTTCCGCGCATACGGATTTACATCCGCGAGCAGTAAAAACAGAAAAAGAAACTATGGAAACGCTTGGATCAGAGACTGGACTCGGAAAAGTGTATTGACGCGTGTCGAACGAGCGACTAAAAATTCTCATAGCGGCTGGTGGAACCGGCGGGCATGTATTTCCGGCAATTGCTATCGCAGATGAAATAAAAAAGCTGAGAACACATGCAGAAATTATATTTATTGGTACAAAAGAAAAAATTGAATCGCGCGTTGTTCCTCAACGAGGATATCCGCTTGAGTTTATTTGGATCAGCGGATTTCACCGCAGTGTGCGGATGGATAATTTTCTGTTTCCAATAAAAGTTGTTGTATCGCTTGTGCAGTCGTTCTTTCTCATGAAGCGGTTTCAGCCGGATATTGTCATTGGAACCGGCGGGTATGTATGCGGGCCCGTGTTGTATGCTGCGTCGCTGCTTGGAATTCCAACGGTTGTTCATGAATCGAACAGCTATCCGGGAATAACAACGCGGATGCTGTCAACAAGAGCAACGAGAATCTTTACGGCATTTGATGCTACGGCTCGCTGGTTAAAGCGGAAGGACAATATCGAATTGGCAGGCACACCGACACGGGATGTACTCGGAACTGTATCGCGTGAAGATGGAATAAGGTTTTTCAATCTTGATCCATTGAAAAAGACGATGTTTGTGTTCGGCGGAAGTCTCGGTGCAACATCCATCAATCAGGCAGTAAAATTATTGGTGAATGATGTTGCTGATTTCAATATTCAATTGATCTGGCAAACGGGCAGCACTGATGCGACATTGGCAAAGGAAATGGCAGCGAGGAAGAATTGCTGGGTGAATACATTCATTGATAAAATGGAATATGCATACGCGGCTGCTGATGTGGTTGTGTGCCGTGCCGGTGCAACCACACTTGCGGAATTAACTCGGCTTGGCAAAGCATCGGTATTAATTCCGTATCCGCATGCCGCCGCTGATCATCAGACATTCAATGCGCAGACATTGGTAGATGCCGGCGCGGCCGTGATGATCGCAGATCGAGATGTAAAGATGAAATTAAAAGATGTTTTGAATTCTATAATGAACGATGATAAGAAACGCCTGCAGATGAACGAAGCAAGCCGCGCGATCGGAAAACCGAATGCCGGCAGAGAAATTGCCCAGCGAATTCTTGAACTGGCAAAGTAAGTGTGTGTGTAGAAATATTTCATGAAAGAGTATTAGATGTTTAGTTCAATAAAGAAATTACATTTTATCGGGATTGGCGGCATCGGTATGAGCGGCATTGCAGAAATATTGCTCGACCAAGGATTCAAAGTCAGCGGATCTGACCGATCTCTGTCCGAAGTCACCGAACGCCTCCAAAGTCTCGGTGCTATCACCTTTGAAGGACATCGTGCAAGCAACATTGCGAACGATGTGGATACAGTTGTGTATTCATCCGCTGTTCAACCGGATAACCCGGAAATTCTTGAGGCGCAGAGGCGAAAGATTCCTGTTGTGCGAAGAGCAGAAATGCTTGCAGAAGTCATGCGTTTGAAATACGGTATAGGCATTGCTGGTACACACGGAAAAACTACAACAACATCGATGACAAGTCTCGTTCTCATGGAAGGCGGACTTGATCCGACTGTTATCGTCGGTGGAAAACTCAGCGGACTCGGCGGAACGAATGCACGGCTTGGACGCGGAGAATTTATTGTCGTAGAAGCGGATGAGTATGATCGGTCATTTTTATCTATCTCGCCGACTATTGCTGTACTGACAACGCTCGAGACCGACCATCTTGA
Coding sequences within:
- the murG gene encoding undecaprenyldiphospho-muramoylpentapeptide beta-N-acetylglucosaminyltransferase produces the protein MSNERLKILIAAGGTGGHVFPAIAIADEIKKLRTHAEIIFIGTKEKIESRVVPQRGYPLEFIWISGFHRSVRMDNFLFPIKVVVSLVQSFFLMKRFQPDIVIGTGGYVCGPVLYAASLLGIPTVVHESNSYPGITTRMLSTRATRIFTAFDATARWLKRKDNIELAGTPTRDVLGTVSREDGIRFFNLDPLKKTMFVFGGSLGATSINQAVKLLVNDVADFNIQLIWQTGSTDATLAKEMAARKNCWVNTFIDKMEYAYAAADVVVCRAGATTLAELTRLGKASVLIPYPHAAADHQTFNAQTLVDAGAAVMIADRDVKMKLKDVLNSIMNDDKKRLQMNEASRAIGKPNAGREIAQRILELAK
- a CDS encoding putative peptidoglycan glycosyltransferase FtsW; this encodes MLKIQRNHIDIWLLIVVLGLMVASLGIVYSASAEWSFKRFDTQSHYLDLHAIKILLSIAALFVGLSIPYTMYKKFTKTALVLAVLFLAVTFVLGGETKGAVRWLRFGGLGFQPSEFAKFALLFHISLLMATKGEHIRDFNKGFLPVIIWIGVVTGLVLAQPNLSTGIMLFALTIVLLFVGHVRMTHLFGMIVVAVCLFALYVLFMAYVLKRPYQLERIMHFVRGNPNGQHNYQLWQGIIGFGNGGLFGVGPGESRQRDLFLPESYNDFVYSIVGEEYGLLGTLLVLGAFLFVMLRGFRIAKHAKDDFARFLAVAIASTITLYALVNASVALGLLPTTGLPMPFISYGGSSLMLSAFSIGVLLNISAHTDLHPRAVKTEKETMETLGSETGLGKVY